A single Anopheles maculipalpis chromosome 3RL, idAnoMacuDA_375_x, whole genome shotgun sequence DNA region contains:
- the LOC126565681 gene encoding uncharacterized protein LOC126565681 — protein MYDDLLRLELSGKRADIIGFVDDVAFTLIGRDPQEISNHATRNLERIERWMDAVGLKLAHQKTGYMIFCTHHNPQGMGFSGATSSGKASSTVRQTARCVNMTWKMSTT, from the exons ATGTACGACGACCTTCTACGTCTGGAGCTGTCCGGGAAGCGTGCGGACATTATTGGATTTGTGGATGATGTGGCGTTCACCCTTATCGGGAGGGACCCACAGGAAATCAGCAACCATGCTACGAGGAACCTGGAGAGGATCGAGCGTTGGATGGATGCAGTGGGTCTGAAGCTGGCCCATCAAAAGACCGGCTACATGATCTTCTGCACGCATCACAACCCGCAA ggcatgggtttctccggagctacttcgtcaggaaaggcatcctcgacggttcgccaaactgcccggtgtgtgaacatgacgtggaagatgtcgaccacgtaa